A single genomic interval of Zingiber officinale cultivar Zhangliang chromosome 4A, Zo_v1.1, whole genome shotgun sequence harbors:
- the LOC121970308 gene encoding eukaryotic translation initiation factor 3 subunit J-like isoform X2, producing the protein MEDDNIKESWEDEEDTMESPKPEQAANPTVSKTEVKIAGKKDKLAEAKTADVPVKVLADSVGEKLRLQRLVEEADNRSTAELFAKKGDQKTLDDFIPKSENDFLEYAELLSYKIHPYEKSFHYIGLLISVLRLSMTSLKAADAKEIAASASAIANEKLKAEKEANAGKKKQGAKKKQLQVDKADDDYNTTGGYDDVDDYDFITFQHIVAYCCTGTAHSPQP; encoded by the exons ATGGAAGATGATAATATTAAAGAATCCTGGGAAGATGAGGAAGATACTATGGAG TCACCAAAGCCAGAACAAGCTGCAAACCCTACTGTTTCAAAAACAGAAGTCAAAATTGCTGGGAAGAAAGACAAACTGGCCGAAGCTAAGACAGCTGATGTACCTGTTAAAGTTCTAGCAGACTCTGTCGGTGAAAAACTTCGCCTACAAAG ACTTGTTGAAGAAGCTGACAACAGATCAACTGCAGAGTTGTTTGCTAAGAAAGGTGATCAGAAGACACTAGACGACTTTATTCCTAAATCGGAAAATGATTTTCTGGAGTACGCTGAGCTGCTCTCTTATAAAATTCACCCATATGAG AAAAGCTTTCATTACATTGGTCTTCTTATATCCGTCTTGAGGCTTTCCATGACTTCACTAAAAGCCGCAGATGCAAAAGAAATAGCCGCCTCAGCTTCAGCGATCGCAAATGAGAAGCTTAAGGCAGAAAAAGAAGCCAACGCAGGAAAGAAGAAACAAG GTGCAAAGAAGAAACAGCTTCAAGTAGACAAGGCTGATGATGACTACAACACCACAGGCGGTTACGATGATGTGGATGATTACGACTTCAT
- the LOC121970308 gene encoding eukaryotic translation initiation factor 3 subunit J-A-like isoform X3 codes for MEDDNIKESWEDEEDTMESPKPEQAANPTVSKTEVKIAGKKDKLAEAKTADVPVKVLADSVGEKLRLQRLVEEADNRSTAELFAKKGDQKTLDDFIPKSENDFLEYAELLSYKIHPYEKSFHYIGLLISVLRLSMTSLKAADAKEIAASASAIANEKLKAEKEANAGKKKQGAKKKQLQVDKADDDYNTTGGYDDVDDYDFM; via the exons ATGGAAGATGATAATATTAAAGAATCCTGGGAAGATGAGGAAGATACTATGGAG TCACCAAAGCCAGAACAAGCTGCAAACCCTACTGTTTCAAAAACAGAAGTCAAAATTGCTGGGAAGAAAGACAAACTGGCCGAAGCTAAGACAGCTGATGTACCTGTTAAAGTTCTAGCAGACTCTGTCGGTGAAAAACTTCGCCTACAAAG ACTTGTTGAAGAAGCTGACAACAGATCAACTGCAGAGTTGTTTGCTAAGAAAGGTGATCAGAAGACACTAGACGACTTTATTCCTAAATCGGAAAATGATTTTCTGGAGTACGCTGAGCTGCTCTCTTATAAAATTCACCCATATGAG AAAAGCTTTCATTACATTGGTCTTCTTATATCCGTCTTGAGGCTTTCCATGACTTCACTAAAAGCCGCAGATGCAAAAGAAATAGCCGCCTCAGCTTCAGCGATCGCAAATGAGAAGCTTAAGGCAGAAAAAGAAGCCAACGCAGGAAAGAAGAAACAAG GTGCAAAGAAGAAACAGCTTCAAGTAGACAAGGCTGATGATGACTACAACACCACAGGCGGTTACGATGATGTGGATGATTACGACTTCATGTGA